One window from the genome of Elaeis guineensis isolate ETL-2024a chromosome 5, EG11, whole genome shotgun sequence encodes:
- the LOC105044800 gene encoding high mobility group B protein 2 isoform X1: MANGSRATKRVLALRRASDGSAFLKCECCGVSVAVALSDMHECGGNGGRKRSKVEKEPSSFQDQPRSPFCCFILCCFFRESFREKCKDQTLLEINRIGFDTWKNMSPDERRQYIIQAEKVNIAYQKILLKESENMSKVDDEADSAMVGKIDMHYEGSSDYEDSFESFESHEWDFSSSWLS, translated from the exons ATGGCGAATGGGTCGAGAGCTACAAAGCGAGTCCTCGCCCTTCGCCGTGCCTCGGATGGAAGCGCCTTTCTCAAATG CGAATGTTGTGGTGTTTCGGTTGCGGTTGCCCTTTCAGACATGCACGAATGCGGGGGTAATGGCGGGCGAAAGAGAAGCAAAGTCGAGAAGGAACCGTCAAGCTTTCAAGACCAGCCGAGATCTCCTTTTTGCTGCTTTAT CTTGTGCTGCTTTTTCAGGGAAAGTTTTAGGGAGAAATGCAAGGATCAAACTTTGTTGGAAATTAATCGAATAGGATTTGATACATGGAAAAACATGTCTCCAGAT GAGAGGCGTCAATATATCATTCAAGCTGAAAAGGTGAACATAGCTTACCAGAAAATTTTACTGAAAGAGAGTGAAAATATGTCAAAG GTGGATGATGAGGCAGACTCAGCTATGGTTGGGAAAATTGATATG CATTATGAAGGCTCATCTGATTATGAAGACTCATTTGAGAGTTTTGAAAGTCATGagtg GGACTTCTCAAGCTCTTGGCTTTCATGA
- the LOC105044800 gene encoding high mobility group B protein 2 isoform X2, which translates to MANGSRATKRVLALRRASDGSAFLKCECCGVSVAVALSDMHECGGNGGRKRSKVEKEPSSFQDQPRSPFCCFMESFREKCKDQTLLEINRIGFDTWKNMSPDERRQYIIQAEKVNIAYQKILLKESENMSKVDDEADSAMVGKIDMHYEGSSDYEDSFESFESHEWDFSSSWLS; encoded by the exons ATGGCGAATGGGTCGAGAGCTACAAAGCGAGTCCTCGCCCTTCGCCGTGCCTCGGATGGAAGCGCCTTTCTCAAATG CGAATGTTGTGGTGTTTCGGTTGCGGTTGCCCTTTCAGACATGCACGAATGCGGGGGTAATGGCGGGCGAAAGAGAAGCAAAGTCGAGAAGGAACCGTCAAGCTTTCAAGACCAGCCGAGATCTCCTTTTTGCTGCTTTAT GGAAAGTTTTAGGGAGAAATGCAAGGATCAAACTTTGTTGGAAATTAATCGAATAGGATTTGATACATGGAAAAACATGTCTCCAGAT GAGAGGCGTCAATATATCATTCAAGCTGAAAAGGTGAACATAGCTTACCAGAAAATTTTACTGAAAGAGAGTGAAAATATGTCAAAG GTGGATGATGAGGCAGACTCAGCTATGGTTGGGAAAATTGATATG CATTATGAAGGCTCATCTGATTATGAAGACTCATTTGAGAGTTTTGAAAGTCATGagtg GGACTTCTCAAGCTCTTGGCTTTCATGA